In one window of Oncorhynchus gorbuscha isolate QuinsamMale2020 ecotype Even-year linkage group LG23, OgorEven_v1.0, whole genome shotgun sequence DNA:
- the sash3 gene encoding SAM and SH3 domain-containing protein 3 isoform X2, which yields MLRRKPSNASEKEQVQEKVQKKKLTLQRSSSFKDFMKPKSPVVVDKEFNLDYTVPEDMPVEDALKSGSKQGKKSWRKVISRTMTRKTSKTVQKALAEGGESGEEGSLSPTTDWMPGLTAGNRTSVCSNGSEDTVHSPVSRQLSGCGDRQSLDSGYSQRDSMRLEESSTPYTGPFCGRARVHTDFIPSPYDIESLKLQKGDIIQIIEKDPVGTWTGKLNNKVGTFKFIYVNILPDEVTPPMRKMCSSKNRFSKAKNKPQTLEEVLERIGLTELGSLLSMHGFQSLEDFGGLKECHLNELNITDAEQRAKILTASELLRDFFVPLSG from the exons CTCACCCTGCAGAGGTCCAGCAGCTTCAAGGACTTCATGAAGCCCAAGTCCCCAGTAGTGGTGGACAAGGAGTTCAACTTGGACTACACA GTGCCAGAGGATATGCCTGTGGAGGATGCATTGAAGAGTGGCAGTAAGCAGGGGAAGAAGTCGTGGCGTAAAGTCATCTCACGCACCATGACCCGCAAAACCTCCAAGACGGTACAGAAGGCCCTGGCAGAGGGG GGGGagagtggtgaggagggttcccttTCTCCCACCACAGACTGGATGCCAGGCCTGACAGCAGGCAATAGGACATCTGTGTGCTCCAATGGCTCCGAGGACACTGTCCACAGCCCCGTCTCTCGCCAGCTCTCTGGGT GTGGGGACCGCCAGAGCCTGGACAGTGGCTAcagccagagagacagcatgAGGCTGGAGGAGTCCAGTACTCCCTACACAGGCCCCTTCTGTGGTCGTGCTCGTGTCCACACAGACTTCATCCCCAGCCCCTATGACATAGAGTCCCTCAAGCTCCAA AAAGGCGACATCATCCAGATCATTGAGAAGGACCCGGTGGGCACATGGACAGGGAAGCTTAACAACAAGGTGGGCACCTTCAAGTTCATCTATGTCAACATCTTACCGGATGAGGTCACGCCGCCCATGAGGAAAATGTGCTCCAGCAAGAACCGCTTCTCCAAGGCCAAAAACAAGCCCCAGACCCTGGAGGAAGTTCTGGAGAGGATCGGTCTCACC GAGCTGGGCTCTTTGCTGTCTATGCACGGCTTCCAGAGCCTGGAGGACTTTGGCGGCCTGAAGGAGTGTCACCTCAACGAACTTAACATCACAGATGCTGAGCAACGTGCCAAGATTCTGACTGCCTCTGAGCTGCTGCGTGACT TCTTTGTCCCCCTCAGCGGATGA